Proteins from a genomic interval of Flammeovirgaceae bacterium SG7u.111:
- a CDS encoding EamA family transporter: MKNSQFKHLIELNLATIFLSTSGVLGKLITLSATYTILMRCVVAVILIFLFERVRGNKPVINIKKDWLFFVKSGVLLGLHWATYFYAIQISSVAVAVLSLFTFPIITTLLEPLFFKTKLSLFNAIGAAMVLVGIFFIIPDFDLSNKTTLGAFSGVFSALCFSVRNLLNKKYVGVYSSSTIMLYQLLVSIILLSPTLYFSDVHISISNAGYLFLLGFITTAVGQTMFVQSLKNFSAATASVITSIQPVYGILMAFLIIEERPAPQVIIGGSMILFTVFAENIRQISLNKKMESS; encoded by the coding sequence ATGAAAAACAGTCAATTTAAGCATCTTATCGAATTGAACTTGGCTACAATATTTCTCTCTACTTCGGGAGTTTTGGGCAAGCTTATCACGCTTTCGGCTACTTATACCATTCTGATGCGCTGTGTTGTTGCGGTTATACTTATCTTTTTGTTTGAAAGAGTAAGAGGGAACAAACCTGTTATAAATATCAAGAAAGACTGGCTGTTTTTTGTAAAAAGTGGAGTATTGCTCGGGCTCCATTGGGCTACCTACTTCTACGCCATTCAAATATCTTCAGTCGCCGTTGCTGTATTGTCCTTGTTTACCTTCCCTATCATCACAACCCTTTTAGAGCCTTTGTTCTTCAAAACAAAACTTTCTTTGTTCAATGCTATAGGTGCGGCAATGGTATTGGTAGGTATCTTTTTTATCATCCCAGACTTTGACCTTTCTAACAAAACAACCTTAGGTGCATTTTCGGGAGTTTTTTCGGCACTTTGTTTTTCTGTAAGGAACTTGCTCAACAAGAAATATGTAGGAGTTTATTCTAGCTCTACCATAATGCTTTACCAACTTCTGGTGAGTATTATTTTACTTTCACCCACACTCTATTTTTCAGATGTCCACATATCTATTTCCAATGCAGGTTATCTGTTCCTCCTTGGCTTCATAACCACAGCGGTAGGGCAAACGATGTTTGTACAAAGCTTGAAAAACTTCAGTGCTGCCACGGCAAGCGTTATCACAAGCATCCAGCCTGTTTATGGAATTCTTATGGCATTCCTGATCATAGAGGAACGACCTGCACCACAAGTAATCATTGGTGGATCAATGATCCTTTTTACAGTATTTGCAGAAAATATCAGACAAATATCTCTGAACAAAAAAATGGAATCGAGCTAA
- a CDS encoding TlpA disulfide reductase family protein has protein sequence MKKKKKSLKRELIEFGVILGIFGFLYVTGLSTDVFGALQRMVMVTGVHNAGDGLPEEEQYYADYNLSFSDMEGVRISLEQFKGKTVFINIWATWCPPCVAEMPSINDLYLSQKENDDVVFLMISVDQDRTKVPKFMEKKEFDFPVFYSEGMPSSYSTGSIPTTVVVSPEGKVVYKKAGIANYDTNGFKDFLTNL, from the coding sequence ATGAAAAAGAAGAAAAAAAGCTTAAAAAGGGAGTTGATAGAGTTTGGGGTAATCCTTGGGATATTTGGTTTTTTGTATGTCACAGGGCTTTCTACAGATGTGTTTGGAGCTTTGCAGCGCATGGTGATGGTAACTGGCGTGCACAATGCGGGAGACGGCCTGCCTGAAGAAGAGCAGTATTATGCTGATTATAACCTGAGCTTTAGCGATATGGAAGGGGTAAGGATTTCCCTTGAACAGTTTAAAGGCAAAACTGTTTTTATCAATATTTGGGCTACATGGTGTCCTCCTTGTGTTGCCGAAATGCCTTCTATTAATGATTTATACCTTTCTCAAAAGGAAAATGATGATGTGGTATTTCTGATGATCTCCGTTGACCAAGACAGAACCAAAGTTCCCAAGTTTATGGAGAAGAAGGAGTTTGATTTTCCTGTTTTTTATTCTGAAGGAATGCCTTCTTCGTACAGTACCGGCTCTATTCCAACAACTGTGGTAGTTTCGCCTGAAGGAAAAGTTGTGTACAAAAAAGCTGGTATCGCAAATTACGATACTAATGGTTTTAAAGATTTTCTGACGAACCTTTAG
- a CDS encoding outer membrane beta-barrel protein: MKKIILLLFVLGSFQIANAQLIKFGVRGGVNSASLTSDDLIVTSDDEFEQLKLKAGDAQLGFHVGAMARINIPVLPLYVQPELLITSVGGEYTVEDLKNGAAPEKAQVKFTRLDIPAMVGFKLGPVALQAGPIATIVISDKNDLEDKFTNFEQSFNGATFGYQAGVGLNLGKIVLDLKYEGNLSKLGDSVKILGQERSFDTRQNQVILSAGVFF; the protein is encoded by the coding sequence ATGAAAAAAATTATTTTACTGCTTTTTGTATTAGGAAGCTTCCAAATCGCAAATGCCCAGTTGATTAAGTTCGGTGTAAGAGGTGGAGTAAACTCTGCGTCTCTTACAAGTGACGACTTAATTGTAACAAGTGATGATGAATTTGAGCAGCTCAAATTAAAAGCTGGTGATGCGCAACTTGGGTTTCACGTTGGCGCTATGGCGAGGATCAATATTCCTGTATTGCCTTTGTATGTACAACCTGAATTGTTGATCACCTCAGTTGGTGGTGAATATACTGTTGAAGACTTGAAAAATGGCGCAGCTCCTGAAAAGGCTCAGGTAAAATTTACAAGGCTAGACATTCCTGCAATGGTCGGTTTTAAACTAGGACCTGTAGCTTTACAAGCTGGACCAATTGCCACGATCGTTATTAGTGATAAAAATGATTTAGAAGATAAGTTTACAAATTTTGAGCAAAGTTTCAATGGAGCTACCTTTGGCTATCAAGCAGGTGTAGGTCTGAATTTAGGTAAAATTGTACTTGACCTAAAGTATGAAGGAAACTTGAGTAAACTAGGCGATAGCGTGAAAATATTAGGTCAAGAAAGATCATTTGACACTCGCCAAAACCAAGTGATTTTGAGTGCAGGGGTATTCTTCTAA
- the typA gene encoding translational GTPase TypA, which produces MSGIRNVAIIAHVDHGKTTLVDKILHETNQFRENQEVNELILDNNELERERGITILSKNVSVVYKGVKINIIDTPGHADFGGEVERVLKMADGVLLLVDAFEGPMPQTRFVLSKAIHLGLKPIVVINKVDKENCRPDEVLESVFDLMFHLDATEDQLDFPTVYGSAKNGWMSDDWQKPTDTITPILDKVLEHIPAAPQPEGVPRLQVTSLDYSAYVGRIAIGRLIQGELKEGGVQGLCKKDDSVKKVKIKELQIFDGLGKKKVESVKAGDIVAIVGIEDFEIGDTITDFENPEPITRIEIEEPTMSMLFTINNSPFFGKEGKFVTSRHLRDRLYKEIEKNLALKIVDGESEDKFMVYGRGILHLSVLIETMRREGYELQVGQPQVLFKEVDGVKCEPFELLVVDVPQEVSGKVIELATQRKGELKVMEPKGILQHLEFEIPSRGLVGLRNQVLTATAGEAVMSHRFLDFQPFKGELPGRSNGSLISMETGPSTAYSLDKLQDRGVFFVDPGEDLYLGQVIGEHSRNVDLVVNVQKGKKLTNMRASGSDDNSKIAPKRTMSLEETLEYIKKDEYVEVTPKSIRIRKIHLDENERRKAAK; this is translated from the coding sequence ATGTCAGGCATCAGGAATGTAGCCATTATTGCGCACGTTGACCACGGTAAAACTACGCTGGTTGATAAGATTTTACATGAGACAAACCAGTTCAGAGAGAACCAAGAGGTAAACGAACTGATTTTGGATAACAACGAATTGGAAAGGGAACGAGGAATTACGATTCTTTCTAAAAATGTTTCTGTTGTATATAAAGGTGTAAAAATTAATATTATAGATACCCCTGGTCACGCCGATTTTGGTGGTGAGGTAGAGAGGGTATTGAAAATGGCCGACGGCGTATTGCTTTTGGTCGATGCCTTTGAAGGGCCTATGCCGCAAACAAGGTTTGTTTTGAGCAAGGCTATTCACCTTGGCTTGAAACCAATTGTGGTTATCAATAAGGTAGATAAAGAAAATTGTCGCCCAGACGAAGTATTGGAATCTGTGTTCGATTTGATGTTCCACTTGGACGCGACCGAAGATCAGCTAGATTTCCCTACCGTATATGGCTCTGCTAAGAATGGCTGGATGAGCGATGATTGGCAAAAGCCAACAGATACGATCACTCCTATATTAGATAAAGTATTAGAGCATATTCCTGCGGCACCTCAGCCAGAAGGAGTTCCAAGGTTACAAGTTACTTCTCTCGATTATTCAGCTTACGTAGGTAGGATCGCCATTGGCAGATTGATACAAGGTGAGTTGAAAGAAGGTGGAGTTCAAGGCCTTTGTAAAAAAGATGATTCTGTTAAAAAGGTGAAGATCAAAGAACTTCAAATTTTTGACGGACTTGGTAAGAAGAAAGTTGAAAGCGTAAAAGCTGGAGATATTGTAGCTATTGTAGGAATCGAAGATTTCGAAATTGGTGATACCATTACCGATTTTGAAAACCCAGAACCTATCACAAGAATTGAAATCGAAGAGCCTACTATGAGTATGCTTTTCACTATTAATAATTCACCATTCTTTGGTAAAGAAGGAAAGTTTGTTACTTCAAGGCATTTGAGGGATAGGCTTTACAAAGAGATAGAGAAGAACCTCGCACTTAAGATAGTGGATGGCGAGTCGGAAGATAAATTTATGGTTTACGGTCGTGGTATCCTTCACTTGTCTGTGTTGATCGAAACGATGCGTAGGGAAGGGTACGAGCTTCAGGTTGGCCAACCGCAAGTTCTATTTAAAGAAGTTGACGGTGTGAAATGTGAGCCTTTTGAACTCTTGGTTGTAGATGTCCCTCAGGAAGTTTCTGGTAAGGTTATCGAGCTTGCAACCCAGCGTAAAGGTGAACTTAAAGTGATGGAGCCAAAGGGCATTTTACAACACCTAGAGTTTGAGATTCCTTCGAGAGGCTTAGTAGGCTTAAGAAACCAAGTACTGACAGCTACTGCTGGTGAAGCGGTAATGAGCCACAGGTTCTTAGATTTCCAACCGTTCAAAGGTGAGTTGCCAGGTAGGAGCAATGGTTCGTTGATTTCTATGGAAACTGGTCCAAGTACAGCTTACTCTCTTGACAAACTTCAAGATAGGGGAGTTTTCTTCGTAGATCCAGGAGAAGACCTTTACCTAGGTCAGGTAATTGGTGAGCACAGTAGAAATGTTGACTTGGTAGTGAATGTACAAAAAGGAAAGAAACTTACGAACATGAGGGCCTCAGGTTCTGATGATAATAGTAAGATTGCTCCTAAAAGGACGATGTCTTTGGAAGAAACCTTAGAATACATCAAGAAAGATGAATATGTAGAGGTTACTCCTAAGTCTATCAGAATCAGAAAGATTCACCTAGACGAGAACGAAAGAAGAAAAGCGGCAAAGTAA
- the folK gene encoding 2-amino-4-hydroxy-6-hydroxymethyldihydropteridine diphosphokinase — MSKAYLLLGSNLGNREENLQTAIRELETLVGSITKYSSIYETAPWGVEDQPSFLNQVIEVDTALSPEQVLENALAIEAVLGRKRWHKWHARTMDIDILYYDNLVIRTANLIVPHKEIQNRMFTLVPLAEIAPDLVHPLIGKSNLELLENCDDELGVEDVKNSKANIR, encoded by the coding sequence ATGAGCAAAGCCTATTTATTATTAGGGAGCAACTTGGGCAACCGCGAAGAAAATCTTCAAACAGCTATTAGAGAATTAGAAACCTTGGTTGGGAGCATCACGAAGTATTCCTCAATTTACGAAACCGCACCCTGGGGCGTAGAAGACCAACCGTCCTTCTTAAACCAAGTTATTGAAGTTGATACAGCCCTTTCTCCCGAACAGGTGCTGGAAAATGCGCTTGCCATAGAAGCCGTACTGGGAAGGAAACGCTGGCACAAATGGCATGCCCGCACCATGGATATAGATATCCTTTACTACGACAACTTGGTTATACGAACGGCAAACTTGATAGTGCCCCATAAGGAAATTCAAAACAGGATGTTCACCTTGGTGCCTTTGGCAGAAATAGCGCCTGATCTTGTTCACCCGCTAATTGGGAAAAGCAACTTAGAATTGTTAGAAAATTGCGATGATGAGTTGGGTGTGGAAGATGTAAAAAACAGCAAAGCAAATATCAGATAA
- the rlmD gene encoding 23S rRNA (uracil(1939)-C(5))-methyltransferase RlmD gives MARKRKLIKDVQIVDVAEDGKCVGRVEDGMVVFVKGVVPGDVVDVKITKKKKNYMEGQPVNFSKKSEIRVESFCEHFGTCGGCKWQHLEYSQQLVYKQKVVVDAMERIARVPIPETIPILPSKETKYYRNKLEFTFTSDRWLTTEEIMTEIVYERRGTGFHLPGRFDKVLDLNHCYLQKDPSNDIRVGLKEFAIKNDFDFFDLYKNEGFLRNLIIRTANTGDLMLILQFFVDDEEKIKKTLDYLIENFPQITSLNYVINSKVNDVISDLNIICAHGKPYIEEEMEGLKFRVGPKSFYQTNSEQAYELYKITRDFAKLSKEDVVYDLYTGTGTIALFVARDVKEVVGLEYVHGAIEDAKVNAETNGIENSRFYAGDIRYLLDEKFIKANKEPDVVITDPPRAGMHPDVIKTLLRTGAKRIVYVSCNPSTQARDIAMLNEKYELKRIQPVDMFPHTHHVENVALLEKR, from the coding sequence ATGGCTAGGAAAAGAAAATTAATAAAAGACGTACAGATAGTTGACGTAGCCGAAGACGGCAAATGTGTTGGCAGGGTTGAAGACGGAATGGTAGTGTTTGTAAAAGGGGTAGTTCCTGGCGATGTGGTAGATGTAAAAATTACCAAAAAGAAGAAGAACTACATGGAAGGCCAGCCTGTGAATTTCAGCAAAAAAAGCGAGATACGTGTCGAGTCTTTTTGCGAGCACTTTGGCACTTGCGGAGGCTGCAAATGGCAGCACCTCGAATACAGCCAGCAGCTGGTTTACAAGCAGAAAGTTGTGGTAGATGCTATGGAACGAATTGCCCGTGTGCCAATACCAGAAACCATTCCTATCCTTCCTTCAAAAGAGACCAAGTATTACAGAAACAAACTTGAATTCACTTTCACTTCTGACCGCTGGCTTACTACGGAGGAAATAATGACCGAAATAGTCTATGAGCGAAGAGGAACAGGTTTCCACTTACCAGGCAGGTTCGATAAAGTCCTCGACCTCAACCATTGCTATTTACAAAAAGACCCTTCAAACGACATCCGTGTTGGTTTGAAAGAGTTTGCCATAAAAAATGATTTTGATTTTTTCGATCTTTATAAAAACGAAGGTTTCCTTAGGAACTTAATCATCCGAACAGCCAACACTGGCGACCTTATGCTCATCCTCCAGTTTTTTGTAGATGATGAGGAAAAAATCAAGAAAACACTGGATTACCTAATTGAAAACTTTCCTCAAATCACCTCGCTCAATTATGTAATAAACTCAAAGGTGAACGATGTGATTTCAGACTTGAATATCATCTGCGCCCATGGAAAGCCCTATATTGAGGAAGAAATGGAAGGCTTGAAATTTAGGGTTGGTCCAAAATCTTTTTACCAAACCAATTCGGAACAGGCTTACGAACTGTACAAAATTACAAGAGACTTCGCCAAGCTTTCTAAAGAAGACGTGGTGTATGATTTGTACACGGGAACGGGGACAATTGCCTTGTTTGTAGCAAGAGATGTAAAGGAAGTAGTAGGACTGGAATATGTGCATGGAGCTATTGAAGATGCCAAGGTGAATGCTGAGACAAACGGCATTGAAAACTCACGGTTCTACGCTGGGGATATTCGCTATTTGCTAGATGAAAAATTCATAAAGGCAAATAAAGAGCCCGATGTGGTCATCACCGATCCTCCAAGGGCGGGTATGCACCCAGATGTAATTAAAACATTGCTCAGAACTGGGGCAAAACGAATAGTATATGTGAGCTGTAATCCCTCTACCCAAGCTAGGGACATTGCTATGTTAAATGAAAAATATGAGTTAAAAAGAATTCAGCCTGTAGACATGTTCCCTCACACTCATCATGTGGAAAATGTTGCACTATTAGAAAAAAGATGA
- a CDS encoding trypsin-like peptidase domain-containing protein: protein MAKALSVSILLLLSSICLQAQDLSKLFTSVNNSVVVIETTEEIPLGGGSRRNTASAQGIGTGVLISADGKIMTAAHVVQTAESVKVHFQNGEVIPAEVIASAPAADVALIKINWMPKDPVIAKVGDSDLVSTGDRICIIGTPLGLEQSLSVGYISGRRDPNKTTRGFYQIEYFQTDAAINHGNSGGPMFNMKGEVIGIVSYILSESGGFEGLGFAATSNMATKLLLEEQSVWWGTEMQILQGATAKMLNVPQEYGLLVQKVVPISPAGVLDLRGGSIKANIEGTDLLLGGDIIIAINGIRFSNKNSLLEAEKTLRGLKKGDEVSVEILREGKIQTLQGELP from the coding sequence ATGGCTAAAGCACTTTCTGTTAGTATTTTACTATTACTCTCGTCTATTTGCCTTCAAGCACAAGATTTAAGTAAACTTTTTACATCCGTCAACAATTCTGTAGTGGTAATAGAAACCACCGAAGAAATCCCTTTGGGAGGTGGGTCAAGGCGCAACACCGCCAGTGCACAAGGTATTGGCACGGGTGTTTTGATCTCTGCAGACGGAAAAATCATGACCGCAGCTCATGTGGTTCAAACAGCTGAATCGGTTAAGGTACATTTCCAAAATGGAGAGGTAATTCCTGCTGAAGTTATTGCCTCAGCCCCTGCCGCTGATGTTGCGCTTATTAAAATAAACTGGATGCCTAAAGACCCAGTAATAGCCAAGGTAGGCGATTCAGATTTGGTATCTACAGGAGATAGGATTTGCATCATAGGCACACCCTTAGGACTTGAGCAATCATTATCGGTTGGTTATATTAGCGGAAGAAGGGATCCTAACAAAACCACAAGAGGTTTTTATCAAATCGAATATTTCCAAACAGACGCAGCTATAAACCATGGCAACTCTGGCGGTCCCATGTTCAATATGAAAGGAGAGGTCATTGGCATCGTCAGCTATATATTAAGTGAATCTGGAGGGTTTGAAGGCTTAGGCTTCGCCGCCACTTCTAATATGGCTACCAAATTGTTACTTGAAGAACAGTCTGTTTGGTGGGGAACTGAAATGCAAATTCTCCAAGGAGCTACGGCAAAAATGCTTAACGTCCCGCAGGAATATGGTCTATTAGTCCAAAAAGTCGTACCGATTTCGCCAGCAGGAGTTTTGGATTTGAGAGGCGGCTCTATCAAAGCAAACATAGAAGGCACTGACCTTTTACTAGGAGGAGATATTATTATTGCCATCAACGGCATTAGGTTTTCCAATAAAAACAGCTTGCTTGAAGCAGAAAAAACCCTCCGAGGGCTTAAAAAAGGAGATGAGGTAAGCGTCGAAATATTAAGAGAAGGAAAGATTCAGACCTTGCAAGGTGAACTTCCTTAA
- a CDS encoding arginine deiminase family protein: protein MKNDNVFVDCEVGRLRKIMVHSPDDGLGKIIPAKAQDWLFEDILHLETLRKDEYDLYTKLLLYFLDPEKAKQVEGVDKNDRSCFNPEHPNYFNSDKVLEPQFLLSQILEDDSVKKKLVASVVAHERISYKMQEQLLELKPVQLAAVLVSGIMPDQRMIFPPVPNFIFTRDIAVVVNDHVLLTKPATTARSREGILSTYIFFNHVAFKEMRDRVIEVSNSEDYFLFDAEERKLKTVSVEGGDVMMVAPNHLLIGCSERTTLHGTSVVIQELFARNVVDKVSVIKIPNTRAFMHIDTTFTQVKRNMWVLFAPFSKSGTAYGKQHLIPELGEPVEPFSLEIIQVSKDNPHTPKKFFHLEDLLDDVSQNDLGSTEKTEFILSGDGEFPFVQREQWTDSCNVLALKEGVVIGYDRNNRTADAFRKKGFDVIHVNDLLKEFEEGVRKPDDVENTLILLTSGELSRARGGSHCISMPLLRDSFF from the coding sequence ATGAAAAACGATAACGTATTTGTAGATTGTGAAGTAGGAAGGTTGAGGAAAATAATGGTACATAGCCCAGATGACGGCTTGGGGAAAATCATCCCTGCAAAAGCACAAGATTGGCTTTTTGAAGATATCCTACACCTCGAAACATTGCGAAAAGATGAATACGACCTCTATACGAAGCTTTTGCTTTATTTTCTCGATCCCGAAAAAGCTAAACAAGTGGAAGGGGTCGATAAAAATGACAGGAGTTGTTTCAACCCTGAACACCCCAATTATTTCAATTCCGATAAAGTCCTAGAACCTCAGTTTTTACTGTCTCAAATTTTAGAAGACGATTCGGTAAAAAAGAAATTGGTTGCATCGGTAGTAGCGCATGAGCGTATTTCTTATAAAATGCAAGAGCAGCTGCTGGAGCTTAAGCCAGTTCAGTTAGCAGCGGTATTGGTTTCAGGGATTATGCCTGATCAACGAATGATCTTCCCACCCGTTCCCAACTTTATTTTTACCCGTGACATAGCTGTGGTAGTGAACGATCATGTGCTACTGACTAAGCCTGCTACAACTGCGCGGAGTAGGGAAGGGATTTTGTCAACCTATATATTTTTCAATCATGTAGCATTTAAAGAAATGCGCGATAGGGTAATTGAAGTCTCAAACAGTGAAGATTACTTCCTTTTTGATGCGGAGGAACGTAAGTTAAAAACGGTTTCCGTGGAAGGTGGAGATGTGATGATGGTTGCTCCAAACCATCTGCTCATAGGTTGTAGCGAAAGGACAACGTTGCACGGGACTAGTGTAGTAATCCAAGAACTTTTTGCCAGAAATGTAGTCGATAAGGTTTCGGTGATCAAAATACCGAATACTAGAGCTTTCATGCATATCGATACAACTTTTACCCAAGTAAAAAGAAACATGTGGGTGCTGTTTGCCCCATTTTCCAAGAGTGGAACTGCTTATGGGAAGCAACACTTAATTCCTGAGCTAGGAGAGCCAGTTGAGCCTTTTTCTTTGGAAATAATTCAAGTAAGCAAAGACAATCCTCATACACCTAAGAAGTTTTTCCATTTGGAAGATTTGCTGGATGATGTGAGCCAAAATGACTTAGGCAGTACCGAGAAAACAGAATTTATACTATCGGGAGATGGGGAATTTCCGTTTGTGCAGCGTGAGCAATGGACAGATTCCTGTAATGTGCTTGCGCTAAAAGAAGGTGTCGTGATTGGGTACGATAGGAATAACCGAACGGCGGATGCTTTTAGGAAAAAGGGTTTTGATGTTATTCATGTAAATGATTTGCTGAAGGAATTTGAAGAAGGCGTAAGGAAGCCTGATGACGTGGAAAATACGCTTATATTATTGACTTCAGGGGAACTTTCTAGAGCGAGAGGTGGGTCACATTGCATTAGTATGCCATTGTTGAGAGATTCGTTCTTTTAG
- a CDS encoding iron-sulfur cluster assembly accessory protein, translating to METTTSLIPIKLTERAITEVANIVNSKKIPENYGLRVGVRGGGCGGAGFFIGFDKANDEDKIYQIQNFEVYIDRKHFMYLLDVELDFEERAEEQGFVFNTPQQD from the coding sequence ATGGAAACAACAACATCCTTGATACCAATAAAATTAACAGAAAGAGCAATCACCGAAGTAGCAAACATAGTCAACAGTAAGAAAATCCCTGAAAACTATGGGTTAAGAGTTGGCGTAAGAGGCGGCGGTTGCGGCGGAGCAGGGTTTTTTATTGGCTTTGACAAGGCGAATGATGAAGATAAAATATACCAGATACAGAATTTCGAAGTATATATTGATAGAAAGCATTTCATGTATTTACTTGATGTTGAGCTTGATTTTGAAGAAAGGGCTGAAGAACAAGGATTTGTGTTTAATACACCTCAACAAGACTAA
- a CDS encoding S41 family peptidase, whose protein sequence is MREKQPNNSNYIIRLPFLLSIAICIGIYLGANWFSSSAPTSGEINSNAGKFRDVLGYIERYYVDTVDLDELTEHAIEEVLTKLDPHTAYIPAKDYDMANAPLQGDFEGIGIEFNIFKDTINVVAVLPEGPSEKAGLKPGDKLLEVDGENLAGINVNNRKVVEKLRGKKGTNVEVKIKRRAMEEPLSFTIKRDKIPTTTVEVGYMIDEKTGYIKVTRFGAKTYDEFESALSKLVDQGMGRLVLDLRDNLGGYMDKAISIADEFLAGSQLIVYTDGQGTQFDDEANASKKGLFEAGSLVVLINENSASASEIVAGALQDNDRALIAGRRSFGKGLVQREIRLDDNSALRLTISRYYTPSGRSIQKPYGDGTDYSHEIQQRYAHGELFNKDSIIQDTENQYATSKGRTVYGGGGIMPDFFIPQDTSYYSTYLNKLISKNLLREYAYNYAAEHREELTEMGLHKFKQKMYINENIMRDFVAFSASSGVPYNDTQFLISKGYIENYLKAFVARAIWKDEGFYQVYNQFDNEVIEALKLFDKAEDISGI, encoded by the coding sequence ATGAGAGAAAAACAACCAAATAACTCCAATTACATCATTAGGCTACCTTTTCTATTGTCAATTGCCATTTGCATTGGGATTTACCTTGGTGCAAATTGGTTTAGTTCTTCTGCCCCAACATCTGGCGAGATCAATAGCAATGCAGGTAAATTCAGAGATGTACTTGGATACATTGAGCGATACTATGTAGACACGGTTGACCTTGATGAACTCACCGAGCACGCCATTGAAGAAGTACTTACCAAGCTCGATCCACACACAGCTTATATACCTGCAAAAGATTATGACATGGCCAACGCACCTCTTCAGGGTGACTTTGAAGGAATAGGTATCGAGTTCAATATTTTTAAAGATACAATCAACGTAGTTGCTGTGCTCCCAGAAGGACCTTCCGAAAAAGCAGGGCTTAAACCAGGAGACAAACTTTTGGAAGTTGATGGAGAAAACCTTGCCGGCATAAATGTGAACAACCGAAAGGTAGTTGAAAAACTTAGGGGCAAAAAAGGGACAAATGTTGAAGTAAAAATAAAGAGAAGGGCAATGGAAGAACCTCTTTCGTTTACCATAAAAAGGGATAAAATCCCAACCACTACTGTTGAAGTAGGCTACATGATAGATGAGAAAACAGGCTACATAAAAGTAACGAGGTTCGGGGCAAAGACCTACGATGAATTCGAATCTGCTCTTTCAAAACTTGTTGACCAAGGCATGGGTAGGCTTGTCCTCGATTTGAGGGATAACTTAGGTGGTTATATGGACAAGGCCATTAGCATAGCAGATGAATTTTTGGCTGGTAGCCAGCTTATTGTCTATACAGATGGACAAGGAACGCAATTCGACGACGAGGCAAATGCTAGCAAAAAAGGGTTGTTTGAAGCAGGTTCGCTTGTCGTCTTGATCAATGAAAACAGTGCAAGTGCTTCGGAAATAGTAGCAGGAGCTCTCCAAGATAATGACAGAGCTTTAATAGCAGGGCGCAGATCATTTGGCAAAGGGCTAGTACAAAGGGAAATCAGATTGGACGATAATTCCGCCTTACGTTTAACGATTTCTAGGTATTACACACCTAGTGGAAGGTCTATCCAAAAACCGTATGGAGATGGCACTGACTATTCCCACGAAATTCAACAACGCTATGCACATGGTGAGCTTTTCAACAAAGACTCTATAATACAAGACACAGAAAATCAATATGCAACTTCAAAAGGTAGAACAGTTTACGGAGGAGGTGGAATTATGCCAGATTTCTTTATTCCCCAAGATACGAGCTACTACTCTACATATCTCAACAAACTGATTTCCAAAAACCTATTGAGGGAATATGCTTATAACTATGCCGCAGAACACCGTGAGGAACTTACTGAAATGGGCTTACACAAGTTCAAACAAAAAATGTATATTAATGAAAACATCATGCGCGATTTTGTAGCTTTTTCAGCTAGCTCAGGCGTTCCTTACAACGATACGCAATTCTTGATCTCCAAAGGATATATTGAAAATTACCTGAAAGCATTTGTGGCGAGAGCCATATGGAAAGACGAAGGGTTTTATCAGGTGTACAACCAGTTTGATAACGAAGTAATAGAAGCCTTAAAGCTTTTTGATAAGGCAGAAGATATAAGCGGGATTTAG